One genomic segment of Leptospira neocaledonica includes these proteins:
- the purE gene encoding 5-(carboxyamino)imidazole ribonucleotide mutase, with product MKTKVAVIMGSSSDWETMKEAVSILKQFGIECHTEIVSAHRSPELLFEFSKSARSKGFEIIIAGAGGAAHLPGMVASLTTLPVLGVPVQSKALSGMDSLLSIVQMPGGVPVGTLAIGTAGAKNAGLLAARILSLQDETLSKKLEQYRTDIKEEALSKNKDLI from the coding sequence GTGAAAACGAAAGTCGCCGTCATAATGGGAAGCAGCTCCGATTGGGAAACCATGAAAGAAGCGGTCTCCATCCTGAAACAATTCGGGATAGAATGTCATACTGAAATTGTATCCGCACATCGTTCTCCAGAACTATTATTTGAATTTTCCAAATCCGCAAGATCCAAAGGTTTCGAGATCATCATTGCGGGTGCAGGAGGAGCTGCCCATCTCCCTGGAATGGTGGCTTCTCTTACTACTTTACCTGTGCTTGGAGTACCGGTGCAAAGTAAGGCGCTATCGGGAATGGACAGCTTATTATCCATTGTGCAGATGCCTGGAGGAGTTCCAGTCGGGACACTTGCAATAGGAACAGCAGGTGCAAAAAATGCAGGATTACTAGCAGCACGAATATTGTCCTTACAAGACGAAACATTATCCAAAAAATTGGAACAATACAGAACCGATATCAAAGAAGAAGCATTGTCCAAAAACAAAGACCTAATATGA
- a CDS encoding Gfo/Idh/MocA family protein, which translates to MRKTKVVLIGLGRIASSLEKDPYRSKPCTHSGALFSSWGKKNFEFLGGVDPHPDKRENFRKQWKIPEEFTFSDPDHFPSKYKPDLAIIASPSESHYRNALEWIDKGVKNFLIEKPVCETFLQAKDLEKISRKKGIRIWINHERRYHPKYAWAKQVLDSHKYGPIRTIRASVLTSALAPGRAFQGRTGPLFHDGTHAVDLVYWFLGKPDRICSSLTKRKGFPIEDRALAFLEYKSGPAVFLEAGGARKYFQFEMDIMTEEARILLSNDGMRLFVSKPSKKYKGFNSLTEVSFPEKSFLGSNPFMNLYAEMHNVITGKSERMTGDIGENLGIMELLHKIKTGAKIRTVTEI; encoded by the coding sequence ATGCGAAAAACCAAGGTTGTTTTAATCGGTTTGGGAAGGATTGCTTCTTCCTTGGAAAAAGATCCGTATAGATCCAAGCCTTGCACTCATTCCGGGGCTCTGTTCTCTTCTTGGGGTAAAAAGAATTTTGAGTTTTTAGGGGGAGTGGATCCTCATCCGGATAAAAGGGAGAACTTCCGCAAGCAGTGGAAAATTCCCGAAGAATTTACCTTCTCTGATCCAGATCATTTTCCTTCCAAATATAAACCCGATCTTGCGATCATTGCAAGCCCATCCGAATCTCATTATCGAAACGCATTGGAGTGGATCGATAAAGGTGTTAAAAATTTTCTGATCGAAAAACCTGTTTGTGAAACTTTCTTACAAGCTAAGGATCTGGAAAAAATTTCCCGTAAAAAAGGAATCCGTATTTGGATCAATCACGAGAGAAGGTATCATCCTAAATACGCCTGGGCTAAACAGGTACTGGACTCCCACAAATACGGACCGATACGGACGATCCGTGCCTCCGTTCTGACTTCTGCCTTGGCGCCGGGAAGGGCATTCCAAGGAAGGACCGGGCCATTATTCCACGACGGAACTCATGCAGTGGACTTAGTGTATTGGTTTTTGGGTAAACCGGATCGGATCTGCTCTTCTTTGACTAAAAGAAAAGGGTTCCCCATCGAGGATCGTGCACTCGCGTTCTTGGAATATAAGTCTGGACCCGCGGTGTTTCTGGAAGCGGGAGGTGCTAGGAAGTATTTTCAATTCGAAATGGATATTATGACGGAAGAGGCCCGCATCCTTCTTTCCAATGACGGTATGAGACTTTTTGTTTCCAAGCCCTCCAAGAAATACAAGGGATTTAATAGTTTGACGGAAGTCTCATTTCCCGAAAAATCATTCCTCGGATCGAACCCGTTTATGAACTTATATGCGGAGATGCATAATGTTATTACGGGGAAATCGGAAAGAATGACCGGGGACATCGGAGAAAATCTAGGCATCATGGAACTTTTACATAAGATCAAAACCGGCGCCAAAATTAGAACGGTTACTGAAATCTAA
- a CDS encoding ABC1 kinase family protein, translated as MQASPPSTNSNQLPSYSARGRYYRGSFFLWKKILSLFWYYKFVRLFLSSKSREERELEFYKSLGSECRDFFLKMGGVYVKLGQYFASLSHLFPESFTDPLQDLQDRVPPHPFFEIKERFKKEFGKEIAEVFPDISEAPLASASIAQVHSATFKGEKVAVKILYPGIEEIIEKDLKAVRKFLKRINRFLVTFDFKIVHKEIAKLVGRETDLRLEAESMDRMARYFAEEPDYVFPKLIPEWSGKSVLTAQFIEGKRITQAGTLKKGQAKSRPVDLLIRAYILMIFEYRFYHADPHPGNMIYTPDEKLCFIDFGAVGEIPPSQAIALRKIILCAMTKDYPALVEALDELGLVSKKADREKLEEVVRYSMEKLSKFLSDTDSFKNIKFEQIHTPEDLKFLKEINSSLRGLLRMIQLPTALVPLERVLGLLVGITANLDPYRTVLDYGEKPFKGLVFQGENQWQKVLVQEGGIWGQAVSLPGELLQAVKNLNRGKQAYKLPDLEQHTKRMYSLGHQIISAAFVLFGIHYGTDRLDKGIETQAMVAYGVSVFFGILLALSVIKNKFSSKRNRQ; from the coding sequence ATGCAGGCAAGCCCCCCTTCTACAAATTCCAATCAATTGCCTTCCTATTCTGCGAGAGGAAGATACTATCGAGGAAGTTTCTTTCTTTGGAAAAAAATTCTTAGTCTATTTTGGTATTATAAATTTGTAAGATTATTCCTTTCTTCCAAATCGAGAGAAGAAAGAGAATTAGAATTTTATAAATCACTCGGTTCCGAGTGTAGGGACTTTTTCCTGAAAATGGGTGGAGTTTACGTAAAACTCGGTCAATACTTTGCATCACTTTCTCATTTATTTCCTGAAAGTTTTACGGATCCATTACAAGACTTGCAGGATCGTGTTCCTCCTCATCCTTTTTTCGAAATTAAGGAAAGATTTAAAAAAGAATTCGGAAAAGAGATAGCAGAAGTTTTTCCGGATATTTCAGAAGCTCCTCTTGCTTCCGCATCTATCGCTCAAGTTCATTCTGCCACCTTTAAGGGAGAAAAAGTAGCGGTTAAAATTTTATATCCAGGCATCGAAGAGATAATCGAAAAAGATCTGAAAGCAGTTCGTAAATTTTTAAAAAGGATCAATCGATTCCTGGTTACATTTGATTTCAAGATTGTTCATAAGGAAATTGCAAAATTAGTCGGAAGAGAAACCGATCTTCGTTTAGAAGCTGAGTCCATGGATCGTATGGCTAGATATTTTGCAGAAGAGCCTGATTATGTTTTTCCGAAGCTCATTCCTGAGTGGAGTGGCAAAAGTGTTTTGACCGCTCAATTTATAGAAGGGAAACGTATCACTCAGGCCGGCACTTTAAAAAAAGGACAAGCGAAGTCCAGACCTGTTGATCTTTTGATCAGAGCTTATATTCTTATGATTTTTGAATATAGGTTTTATCATGCGGATCCTCATCCCGGAAATATGATCTATACTCCGGATGAAAAACTTTGTTTTATAGATTTTGGAGCAGTCGGGGAAATTCCTCCTAGCCAGGCGATCGCACTTAGAAAGATCATTTTATGTGCGATGACTAAGGACTATCCGGCTCTGGTAGAAGCTTTAGACGAGTTAGGACTCGTTTCTAAAAAAGCGGATAGAGAGAAGTTGGAAGAAGTGGTCCGCTATTCCATGGAAAAACTTTCCAAATTTTTATCCGATACGGATTCATTTAAGAATATAAAATTCGAGCAGATCCATACACCTGAGGATTTGAAGTTTTTAAAGGAGATCAATTCCAGCCTTCGAGGGCTCTTGAGAATGATCCAATTGCCAACGGCTCTTGTCCCTCTAGAAAGAGTTCTTGGTCTTCTTGTAGGAATTACCGCGAACCTAGATCCGTATCGTACCGTTTTAGATTATGGAGAAAAACCTTTTAAAGGGCTAGTCTTCCAAGGGGAGAACCAATGGCAGAAGGTATTGGTCCAGGAGGGTGGCATTTGGGGGCAGGCAGTTTCTCTTCCCGGAGAATTATTACAGGCCGTTAAAAACTTAAACCGAGGCAAGCAGGCCTATAAACTTCCGGATCTGGAACAGCATACTAAGAGGATGTATTCCTTAGGTCATCAGATTATCAGTGCAGCATTCGTACTTTTCGGGATCCATTATGGAACCGATAGACTGGATAAAGGGATCGAAACTCAAGCAATGGTAGCTTACGGAGTATCCGTTTTCTTCGGAATCCTCCTTGCTCTATCCGTTATCAAAAATAAATTCAGCTCTAAAAGGAATCGTCAGTGA
- a CDS encoding lipoprotein signal peptidase → MKYFEKKFLEVYPPIFIISVIIGTVIDLVTKYIAILYLRPHNPIELLGDFFRLTLTFNTGFVMGLFQGFPRTSLALTAVAILVLIAYRWKNSDLGHPAGWALVMSGAFGNFIDKFFIKIIGIGAEFGFVENRYEGRFIGVVDFLDFDWPNWLLIDRWPAFNFADSCVSVGLVILILTMKIEEDKK, encoded by the coding sequence GTGAAATATTTCGAAAAGAAATTCTTAGAGGTATATCCGCCTATCTTCATTATAAGTGTGATTATTGGAACAGTCATAGATCTGGTTACCAAATACATCGCTATACTATATCTAAGACCTCATAACCCGATAGAATTGTTAGGGGATTTTTTCCGTTTAACCCTGACTTTCAATACCGGTTTCGTAATGGGCCTCTTCCAGGGATTTCCAAGAACTTCTTTAGCTCTAACTGCAGTTGCGATCTTAGTGTTGATTGCATATCGTTGGAAAAATTCTGACCTGGGACATCCTGCCGGTTGGGCCTTGGTAATGTCCGGAGCTTTCGGGAATTTTATAGATAAGTTTTTTATAAAAATTATTGGTATCGGAGCAGAGTTCGGATTCGTCGAAAATCGTTACGAAGGCAGATTTATCGGAGTGGTGGACTTCTTAGACTTCGATTGGCCGAACTGGCTTTTGATTGATAGATGGCCAGCGTTTAACTTCGCGGACTCCTGCGTGAGTGTGGGACTAGTGATACTGATCCTGACCATGAAAATCGAAGAGGATAAGAAGTAG
- a CDS encoding AI-2E family transporter, producing the protein MPDPTKPLSTYVIRFIFFFLVGAAIVFFTIGLQLLIVPIALSLILFYIFNGTINYFETLGIPRILSVAILIFLICLPIYLVATEVAPPIVSTLQPIIKNWKQDMDDAKFKYLVVGFKLTFNDYPASWEDTIRPDELVKQAAELIHAQVSGLVSVIPTLIGYLVVTPLFAFLFLLNGNGVYKNIVSLVPNRYFEMTLMVTAKINEQITNYLRSLVIQSAIITAISMIGFYVIGLKFFYIFALFAGIANSIPYLGPIIGMIPPLFMTLTQGAGIFNSNGINDGMGMYELMVAILVVVLIAQAVDNFFVQPVIISDAVSLHPVIVVGAVTVGGSLLGIAGMLVAVPLAAILKVTIASLYRSMKDHKLL; encoded by the coding sequence ATGCCTGATCCTACGAAACCGCTCTCCACATATGTTATCCGATTTATATTTTTCTTTTTGGTCGGAGCGGCAATCGTATTTTTTACAATCGGCCTTCAACTTCTAATCGTACCGATTGCTCTTTCCTTAATTTTATTTTATATATTTAACGGAACCATAAACTACTTCGAAACATTGGGAATTCCCAGGATCTTATCCGTTGCGATTCTTATCTTTCTGATCTGTCTTCCGATCTATTTGGTAGCAACGGAAGTGGCTCCACCTATCGTTTCCACATTGCAGCCGATCATTAAAAACTGGAAACAGGATATGGACGATGCTAAGTTCAAATACTTAGTAGTAGGTTTCAAACTTACATTCAACGATTATCCTGCAAGTTGGGAAGACACGATTCGCCCTGACGAATTAGTAAAACAAGCAGCAGAGTTGATCCATGCTCAGGTCAGCGGGTTGGTTTCAGTAATTCCTACCTTGATCGGATACTTGGTTGTTACACCGTTATTTGCATTCTTGTTTCTCTTAAACGGAAACGGAGTATATAAGAATATCGTAAGTCTTGTTCCGAATCGATATTTCGAAATGACTTTGATGGTAACGGCAAAGATCAACGAACAGATTACCAATTATTTAAGAAGTTTGGTCATTCAAAGTGCGATCATTACTGCCATATCCATGATCGGTTTTTACGTGATCGGTTTAAAATTTTTCTATATCTTTGCTTTATTTGCAGGGATTGCGAACTCCATTCCATATTTGGGGCCTATTATCGGAATGATTCCTCCATTATTTATGACCCTGACCCAAGGTGCCGGGATATTCAATTCGAATGGCATCAACGACGGAATGGGAATGTATGAACTGATGGTTGCAATCTTGGTTGTAGTCCTGATCGCGCAAGCAGTAGATAATTTTTTTGTTCAACCAGTTATCATCTCGGATGCGGTTTCTCTACATCCGGTGATTGTAGTAGGTGCTGTTACCGTAGGCGGAAGTTTACTCGGGATTGCTGGAATGCTTGTGGCAGTTCCATTAGCTGCGATATTAAAAGTGACTATTGCTTCTCTTTACAGATCTATGAAAGACCATAAGCTGCTTTGA
- a CDS encoding cyclic nucleotide-binding domain-containing protein, whose translation MNFLQLPIWKKIVKKKGTSNPEIMRFLRETSVFGKLKRRTLHEIARLVHIRQYSEGEEIFRQGEAGAGFYMIFDGKVAIRSVRDGVELDLAHLDQHSFFGELSLFSEERRTATAIAQEPSTLLGFFQPDLKEIIETKPKIGIEILLSLTGVVVERLQKTNQLLEKAYYKGRQKNA comes from the coding sequence TTGAATTTCCTGCAACTCCCCATCTGGAAAAAGATCGTAAAGAAAAAAGGGACCTCCAATCCGGAGATCATGCGTTTCCTTCGAGAAACTTCCGTATTCGGAAAGTTAAAAAGAAGGACCTTACACGAGATTGCAAGACTAGTCCATATTAGACAATATTCAGAGGGAGAGGAAATTTTCAGGCAGGGAGAAGCCGGAGCGGGATTTTATATGATCTTCGATGGTAAGGTTGCTATTCGTTCCGTTAGAGACGGAGTGGAATTAGACCTGGCGCATTTAGACCAACATTCATTCTTTGGAGAACTTTCCTTATTCTCCGAAGAGAGAAGGACGGCAACCGCGATTGCACAAGAGCCTTCTACCTTACTTGGGTTTTTTCAGCCTGACTTAAAAGAAATTATAGAAACGAAGCCTAAGATAGGAATAGAGATCCTCTTAAGTCTTACTGGAGTCGTAGTAGAAAGGCTTCAGAAAACCAACCAGTTACTGGAAAAAGCTTATTATAAGGGCAGACAAAAAAATGCCTGA
- a CDS encoding UDP-N-acetylmuramoyl-tripeptide--D-alanyl-D-alanine ligase, whose protein sequence is MKAPFQYDPETVRRILQSPSDFSFQKEPEIISISTASGMVEPGTLFVPLKGNRDGHEFILDALEKGASYFLCEKGHPILKSLTDEQRSKAIQVKDTLFALGKLATFHRSRFNPILIAVTGSSGKTTTKEILSSCLSPLGEGLLVTEKNYNNEIGVPFTLFQINSKTRYVVCEMGMNHAGEISRLTKMARPDYSLITTIGTAHIELLGSRKGIAKAKAEVLEGMYKGGVLFYPETGEYKNFLKRRCLRYGIKFKSVPLKRRIEILETNRKGFKISFLNSSLDWSLPGIKLLENLALCVSVLEEVGTPTEWIQNGIKNFRSGDKRLDFQVGNYKILNDTYNANRESMLSSLEACSQIAGEEGFYAVLGDMKEVGNYSRKFHTEIGSFAAGLKNCKGIFLFGAESSHALKSFRKKASSGLLSFSFPGDEDGLKNLVDTIRKEVPPGSYLLAKASRGMKLERAVEELNSVTKGS, encoded by the coding sequence ATGAAAGCCCCATTCCAATACGATCCGGAAACAGTAAGAAGGATATTACAAAGCCCATCCGACTTCTCCTTTCAAAAAGAACCGGAGATTATAAGTATCAGCACAGCATCCGGAATGGTGGAACCAGGAACCTTATTCGTACCTTTGAAAGGGAACAGAGACGGACATGAATTTATTTTGGACGCTTTGGAAAAAGGAGCCTCATATTTTTTATGCGAGAAGGGACATCCGATTTTAAAAAGCCTCACTGATGAACAAAGATCGAAAGCGATCCAAGTCAAGGATACATTATTTGCGCTCGGAAAACTTGCTACATTTCATAGATCCAGATTTAATCCAATCTTAATTGCAGTCACCGGCTCCAGCGGAAAGACCACTACAAAAGAGATCCTATCCTCCTGTCTTTCACCATTGGGAGAAGGTTTACTGGTCACGGAAAAAAATTATAATAATGAGATCGGAGTTCCATTCACATTATTCCAGATCAACTCAAAGACCAGATACGTTGTATGCGAGATGGGAATGAATCATGCGGGAGAAATTTCAAGGTTAACCAAAATGGCCAGACCGGATTATTCACTCATAACAACGATCGGAACGGCACATATAGAATTATTAGGTTCCAGAAAAGGAATAGCTAAAGCAAAAGCGGAAGTACTGGAAGGAATGTATAAAGGTGGAGTATTATTCTATCCGGAGACGGGAGAATATAAAAATTTTCTAAAACGAAGATGTTTACGTTACGGGATAAAATTTAAATCCGTTCCACTCAAAAGAAGGATAGAAATATTAGAAACGAATCGGAAAGGATTTAAGATCTCATTCCTAAATTCCTCATTGGATTGGAGTCTTCCCGGGATCAAACTTTTGGAAAATCTGGCATTATGTGTGTCTGTCCTGGAAGAAGTAGGAACTCCAACGGAATGGATACAAAACGGGATCAAAAACTTCAGATCCGGCGACAAACGATTGGATTTCCAAGTAGGAAATTATAAAATTCTAAACGATACCTATAATGCAAATAGGGAATCCATGTTATCTTCATTGGAAGCATGTTCTCAGATCGCTGGCGAAGAAGGATTTTACGCGGTACTCGGAGACATGAAAGAAGTGGGAAATTATTCCCGTAAGTTCCATACTGAGATCGGAAGTTTTGCTGCAGGTTTAAAAAACTGCAAGGGAATCTTTCTATTCGGAGCAGAATCTTCACATGCACTAAAGAGCTTTCGAAAAAAAGCAAGTTCGGGACTTCTATCCTTCTCCTTTCCAGGAGACGAAGACGGACTCAAAAACTTAGTGGATACCATCCGGAAAGAAGTGCCTCCCGGCTCTTATCTTTTAGCGAAGGCCTCCAGAGGAATGAAATTAGAAAGAGCTGTAGAAGAATTAAATTCAGTGACCAAGGGCTCCTAA